Part of the Rhodococcus sp. OK302 genome is shown below.
ATCCCGATCAGCCCAGCGGCTCGACCAGTTGATCCACCCACGAACTGGAAGGCAGTGGGTGGTGGGCTGGCGTTCCCGTTGTTCTTCGTCATCATGTTCTGCCTGTGTTATGTCAGCGCCTTCCACTCACCGGTGCCCAACCAGGCGCCGATCGTGGTGGTCGGCTCTCCATCCGTGACGGCGCCCTTGATCGACGGAATCGAAGCAACGTCGGGCGACAAGTTCGACATCGTCGCCACTGACAGTGCAGCCGACGCCATCTCCCGGATCGATAATCGTGACGCTATCGGCGCCATCGAAATCAGTGACACCGTCACAGCGCACATCGCGACCGGAGCCGGGGCGTCGACGGTATCCGTCGTGACCGGGCTGGCGCATTCCATCGCAGACGAGACCGGGCAACAGGTCACAGTGATCGACTCCGCGCCCGTCACAGCGCGTGATTCCTCGACCGTCGGACTGTTCTACTTCCTGATCGTTTGCACGCTTGGCGGATACCTGACCATCACAGTGCTCAGTCAGGTCGCGCCGAGAATGCGCCTGAAAGAGCAGTATTCGGTCCTTGCCGGTGCAGCAATCCTCACCCCGCTCCTCGCTTTCGGAATTACGAGTATCTTCATGCACGCTTTCGGTGCTTCGTTCGGCGAGATCCTGCAACTGCTCGGTATCGCGATGTTCTACACCTTCACCGTCGGCGCGGTGAGCATTCTGTTGAACCGATTGCTCGGCCAGGCCGCGATCTTTGCGGTGTTGACGGTGCTGGTCTTCATCAACTTCCCGAGTTCGGGCGGCGCCATTCCGGTGTCATTCCTGCCGGGGTTCTGGCAGCACATCCACTCGTTCTGGCTGGGATCGTCTGCCATGGAGCCCATCCGCTCCGTCATCTACTTCGGTGGCAACGGCGCCGGCCCCCACCTGATCGTTCTGGGTATCTGGTTGGTAGCCGCGCTCGGACTGACTTGGTTGGTTGCCGCTCGCCAGTCGAAGAAGGCAGTAGCGCAATAAGTTTGGTGAGGTCGGAAATCATCCGACCTCACCAACTTTTTACTTCAGTCGTACTGCATCCGTGCCGTCCCCGTCGAGCATCGCCGAACCCAACAACGATTCGGGGATGCCGAAACCGTCGATCAGAGTCGCGACATGCGGGCGCAGGGTGCGGCAACGCTCGTTGATTCCGCGAGTGACAGCCTTGGAACGCTCGACCGAGAGGTGGCGGTGCTCCATGAACCAGGCTTTGTCCTCCTCGATGACGGAGAGCGCGTAGAGGTCGCACACCTCGCCGAAGAGTTCCTTCGCAGTGTCGTCCTCACACGAATCGATACCGGCGACAAAGGCTTCCAGGATTACACGCTCGATGTGGGCTTGCGCAGCCTTCAAAACATGATCCTGAACGAAGTTGAAGGCGTCGAACGGATTCTCCTCGCGCTTCTGCGCCGCCTGCAATCTCCTTGCCGCAGTAGAGAGTAAGTACTCCTCGCGATCCTCGAACATTTTCATCTGAGTGCCGCGGTTGAAGAGGCTGCCGTCCTCCTCGTTGTCCTGGCGGGTATCGACGATGGTCTGCAGAATCTGTTGCGCCGCAGTACGTTTCTTAACTACATCGGAGACCGTTGTGGCGGCGAAACGCATCCAGTCGACCGGGCTCATGCCGCGTACTTCATCTGCGTACGACGTGAGGAGTTCCTTCGCGACCAACTGCGTCAGAACGTGATTGTCGCCCTCGAACGTGGTGAAGACATCGGTATCCGCCTTCAATGAGGTGAGGCGATTCTCCGCGAGATAGCCTGCGCCGCCACAGGCTTCGCGCGCTTCCTGGATGGCGCGAGTGGCGTGCCACGTGTTGGCGGCTTTGAGGCCGGCGGCGCGGCCTTCGAGTTCGCGCTGCTCCTGCGGATCGGGATCTTTACTGCTCTGGACATCGTGCATTGCCGATACAAGTTCGTTCTGGGCGAATTGCAGGGCGTAGGAACGGGCGATCAGCGGCAGTAGGCGCCTCTGATGAACGAGATAATCCATGATGAGGACTTCGTCATCGCGCGGGGCGAGCGAAGCGACGGGGGATTTACTCAGTGGGGCGCTGAACTGCCTGCGCTGCAACGCGTATCGACCCGCGATAGCCAGACCTACCCGCGCCGCCGCTGCGGCAGACCCGCCGACAGTGACCCGTCCCCGAACCAAGGTGCCGACCATCGTGAAGAAACGACGGTTCGGGTTCTCGATCTCGGAGCTGTAGGTCCCGTCCTCGGCAACTTCGGCATAGCGGTTGAGGAGGTTCTCGCGGGGGATCCGAACCTGATCGAACATGATGCGACCGTTGTCGACTCCGGGCAGTCCGCCCTTGAGTCCGCAGTCCGACGTCGTGACGCCGGGCAAGTCGTTTCCGGCGTCGTCGCGGATCGGCACCACAAAGCAGTGCACTCCCTGGCTTTCACCACCTGTCATGAGCTGCGCGAATACCGCGGCGACGCTCGCGTGCTCCGCGGCGCCGCCGATGTAGTCCTTGCGCGACGACGGAGTGGGGGAGTGGACAACAAATTCGCCGGTGGTGGCGTCGTACGTGGCGGTTGTCTCGAGTTCCTGCACGTCACTGCCGTGACCGGTCTCGGTCATGGCAAAACACCCGAGAAGTTCCAGGTCGATGAGTGGTTTGACGTAGGTCTGGTGGTGGCGTTCCGTGCCCAGATTTTCGATGGCTCCGCCGAACAGCCCCCACTGGACCCCGGCTTTGACCATCAACGACAGGTCGGACATTGCGAGCATCTCGATGCTGGTGACGGCGCCGCCGGCATCTCCCGTTCCGCCGTGTTCTACTGCGAAACCGTTTGCGGCATAACCGAGATCGGCAAGAATGCGCATTTGCTCGAGCGTCTTGGTGCGAGCAATGGCGAGGTTCGGCGTGTAATGCGGAGCGAAACGAGGATCGTCCAACTCGCCGCGTACCCGCTCGCGCACCTCCCGCCAGCGTCCGTCGAGAGTAATCCTGAGGTGGTCCGCTGTAGTGGCCATGGACCCGACCCTAGCGGTGAGCGGCGAGAGACGTCAGCAGTTTCCGGCGGCGCCGGCTTCGATTCCTTCTCTGAACAGTTGTTTGTCGGTCTCGGGCATGGCTAGGTACGACGGGTCGTTCTCGACGATTTTCAGGAAGGCCACCGCTGTATCGGTGGGGGCGCCGCCGGTCTGCGTTCGCTGCGCGACGTAGACCGAGACCGCGGAACAACCACCCAGAAATGCGGGCTCGGTGCGAGGCGTCGCGGGGGGAGCCACAATTGCAGATGAACTGGTCGCCGACGCTGTTGTTGTCGCTGGAACGTCGTTCGAGGCGTCTGAACTACAGGATGTGACAAGAATCGCAACTGGAATCAACAGCGTGGTCAACAGTCGCTTCATGGTCGAAATGGTCTCATAATTGGTCAGTTCCGACCTGAAAACGCTGTCATGGTGCCGAAGTCCTACACCCTGTCGTTGTCAGATTCGACAGAACTGGGACACTGGAGGTCGTGACTGTGTCTTCCGGTGATTTCGACCTGCATGCAACGAACTCGGCTCGCCTCTTCGAGCGTGCCGGCAAAGTGATCCCCGGCGGCGTCAACTCGCCGGTCCGGGCGTTCGGTTCGGTCGGCGGAACACCCCGATTCATCCGCGAAGCTTCCGGCTACACACTGACCGATGTCGACGGCAACAACTACGTCGATCTTGTGTCGTCGTGGGGTCCCATGATCCTCGGACACGCACACCCCGCCGTCGTAGAAGCTGTTCGCGAAGCCGCGCTCGGCGGTCTGTCCTTCGGCGCTCCCACCGAAGGTGAAATCGCGCTGGCCGAGGAGATCGTCGCCCGCGTCGCGCCCGTGGAGAAGGTGCGCCTGGTCAACTCGGGCACTGAAGCCACGATGAGCGCAGTACGTCTGGCCCGCGGATTCACCGGCCGCACCAAGATCATCAAGTTCTCCGGTTGCTATCACGGCCACGTCGACGCTCTGCTTGCCGACGCAGGATCCGGACTCGCAACCTTCGGTTTGCCCACCTCGCCGGGCGTGACCGGAGCTCAGGCCGAGGACACCATCGTTGTTCCCTACAACGATGTCGAGGCCGTCGCCGCAGCTTTTGCCGCGAACCCGGGCGCCATTGCCTGCGTCATCACCGAAGCGGCCGCCGGAAATATGGGTGCCGTCGCGCCCCTGCCCGGTTTCAACGAGGGCCTGCGTCGACTCACCACTGAGCACGGCGCACTGCTGATCATGGACGAGGTGATGACGGGATTCCGCGTCAGCGCGTCGGGTTGGTACGGCATCGACAATGTCGCCGGCGATCTCTACACATTCGGCAAGGTCATGAGCGGCGGGCTTCCGGCTGCAGCATTCGGTGGCCGCGCCGACATCATGGGTCACCTTGCCCCCGACGGCCCCGTCTACCAGGCCGGCACACTCTCCGGAAACCCTGTCGCCGTTGCCGCGGGACTGGCAAACCTCCGTGCCGCCGACGCCGACGTGTACGCCAAGCTCGCCAACAACGCCACAGCCTTGGGCGACCTCATGTCCGAGGCGCTCACCGCCGAAGGCGTCGTGCACCGCGTGCAATATGCAGGCACATTGGTCAGCGTGTTCTTCTCCGAGAATGCCGTCACCAACTACGACGAAGCCAAGGCCGCGCAGACCTGGCGGTTCCCCGCTTTCTTCCACGCACTGCTCTCGCGCGGTGTGTACCCGCCGCCGAGCGCGTTCGAAGCGTGGTTCGTCTCGGCCGCGCTCGACGATCGGGCGTTCTCGATCATCGCCGACGCGATGCCTCACGCAGCCAGGGCTGCCGCAGCCGCCGTCAAGTCTTAAAACAAGCACACGCTCCCCACACCACACACCTTCTTCAGCGAGGACTCTCGACTGTGACCGACGTCGATCACCCAGACCACACGTCCACCCGCACGATCGTGCATGTCCTTCGCCACGGTGAAGTGCACAATCCCCGCGGGATTCTGTACGGACGGCTTCCGGGTTTCCGGTTGTCGGTGGCCGGTGAGGCACAGGCACGGGCAGTTGCGGCTGTTCTCGCAGATCACGACATCACCCACGTCGTCGCATCGCCGTTGCAGCGCGCTCAGGAAACTGCCACGCCTATTGCCGAGGCACATGGTCTCGACATCACGACCGACGACAACGTCATCGAAGCCGGCAACGAATTCGAGGGACTCAAGGTTGCCGTCGGCGACGGCGCACTCTCGCGTCCGCGCCACTGGTGGAAGCTGCGCGACCCGTTCACACCGTCATGGGGCGAGCCGTACCTGCAGATCGCGCACCGCATGCTTGCCGCCGTCAATGCCGCTCGCGTCGCTGCCGTCGGTCACGAAGCCGTCGTCGTCAGCCATCAGTTGCCGGTGTGGACGCTGCGCCGATTCCTGCAGGGCGAACGCCTCTGGCACGACCCGCGTCACCGCCAGTGCGGCCTCGCTTCTCTGACGTCACTCGTCTACGAAGGTGACACTCTCGTCGACATCATCTACTCCGAACCTGCTGGTGCCTCCGACCCGAGAGTGACTGGAGCATGATTTTCCGCAAGGTCGCTGCCGCAGTCGCTACGACTGCTGCAGCGATGCTCGTACTTTCGTCCTGCGCTACCGGCACCGACGCCGTCGCAACGGGTGGCACGTTCGACTTCGTCTCGCCGGGCGGCAAGACGAAGATCTTCTACGACCCGCCGTCCACGCGCGGAACCATCGGCAAGCTCTCCGGACCTGATCTGATGAACGAGGGCAAGACTGTCGGCGTCGCCGACTTCGAAGGCCAAGTAGTTGTTCTCAACGTCTGGGGTCAGTGGTGTGGCCCGTGCCGCGCGGAAGCCGACGATCTCGAGCAGGTTGCCGAGCAGACGCGTGACTCCGGAGTGCAGTTCCTCGGAATCAACGTCCGCGACGACACCAAGAACAAGGCGCAGGACTTCGTCGTCGACAACAAGGTCTCGTACCCGTCGATTTACGACCCGTCGATGCGTTCTCTGATCGCCTTGGGCAAGGGCTACCCGACGTCGGTCATTCCGACCACCATCGTTCTGGACCGTCAGCATCGCGTCGCCGCAGTGTTCCTGCAGGAACTCCTCGCCGAGGATCTCCTGCCCGTGGTCCAACGAGTGGCAGCGGAAGAGCCTGCGCAGCAATGACAAATACTTCTGTGACTGAAACTCTCGGCGCCGGCGTGGGCGAAGCGTTCCAGAATGCAGCCTCGTCCGGTCCGTTGCTGCTGGCGCTGGGTGCTTGCCTGCTCGCCGGTCTCGTTTCCTTCGCGTCGCCGTGTGTTGTGCCGTTGGTTCCCGGCTATCTGTCCTACCTGGCCGGGGTCGTTGGCGCCGACGCTCCGGCGATCACCGCGGACGAGGCAAAAGTCCGAACGATCGCCCGTAGTTCGCGCTTGCGCGTCGCCGGCGCTGCCGGACTGTTTGTCGCCGGTTTCACCGTCGTCTTCGTGTTGGCCACCGCCTCGGTGTTCGGTGTGATCTCCACCTTGCTGATCAACCGCGAAGTCCTGATGCGGGTCGGCGGAGTTGTCACCATCGCGATGGGCCTCGTGTTCATCGGATTGGTCCCTGCGCTGCAGAAGGACGTTCGTTTCGAGCCGCGTCGAGTGTCCTCGTTGGTGGGCGCTCCGCTACTCGGCGGCGTATTTGCACTCGGCTGGACGCCGTGCCTGGGCCCGACGCTGGCCGGCGTGATGTCCGTTGCCGCCGGCACCGAAGGCATGACCGCGGCTCGCGGCGTCATCTTGATCGTGGCCTACTGCATCGGGCTCGGGTTGCCGTTCATCTTCCTGGCCCTCGGGTCGGCACGCGCATTGACGGGCGTCGGTTGGCTACGTCGCAATGCACGAACCATTCAAATTTTCGGCGGAATCATGTTGGTGGCGGTGGGTATTGCCCTCGTCACGGGCGCGTGGGACCAGTTCGTCGGCTGGGTCCGTGACGCATTTATCTCGGAGGTGACGCTGCCGATATGACAGTTGACGATAAACACGACAACCCGACTCCCTCACTGCCTCGGCAGTCGATGATCGGTCGCGTCATCGCGCTCGGACGCAATACCTGGCGTGGTCTCACCTCGATGAAGACCGCACTCGTGTTGCTCTTCCTGCTCGCTATCGCAGCCATTCCCGGTGCACTGCTGCCGCAGCGATCCCTCAACGAGGGCAAGGTTGCCGATTACATCGCTGCGCGGCCCACACTCGGGCCGTGGCTGGACAAGCTGGAACTGTTCGACGTATTCAGCAGCTTCTGGTTCACCGCGATCTACGCTCTGCTGTTCATCTCACTCATCGGCTGCATCCTGCCCCGCTGCGTCGAACACGCGAAGGCGCTGCGGACGCGCCCCGTACAGGCGCCGCGCAACCTCGCTCGCCTGCCGCACCACACGAAGAGCGTCGCACCAGACGAGACTCCGGAAGAGTTGGCTTCGCGTCTGTCGAAGGAACTCAAAGGGTGGCGCGTCGAAACGCGCACCGACGACAAGCGCTCGGGTCGCGACGGTGAAATCACGATCTCCGCGGAGAAGGGGTACCTGCGTGAAGCCGGCAACCTCGTCTTCCACCTCTCACTCGTCGGACTCCTGATCGCGATCGCAGCCGGAAAGATGTTCGGGTACGAGGGCAACAGGATCGTGATCGCCAATGACGGTCCCGGATTCTGCACCACGTCTCCGGCTGTATTCGACTCCTTCATCGCCGGTCTCAGTCTCGACGGCACCGACATGACGCCGTTGTGCGTGCGAGTCAAGAATTTCCAGGCCGATTACCTCGAGACCGGCCAGGCCGAGATGTTCACTTCGGACATCTCCTACCAATCCGGTGACGACCTCGAGACCGATACCTGGCGCGATACGACGATCCAGGTGAACCACCCGCTGCGCGTTGCCGGCGACCGGGTGTACCTCCAGGGCCACGGCTACGCACCGACTTTCACGGTCACGTTCCCGAACGGGGAAACCCGCACGGAGACACTGCAGTGGCGACCGGACGACGCGACCACCTTCCTGAGCAGTGGCGCAATGCGTTTCGATCCGCCCGGGGGCATGTACCCCGACGCAGACGAACGACGCAAGAACCAGATCGCCATCGAGGGCCTGTTCGCGCCGACGGCGCTGTTCCACGGAAACCTGCTGTCGTCGAGCTTCCCGGCCATGAACGATCCGGCCGTCGCCATCGACATCTACAAGGGAGACACCGGACTCGACACCGGTAACCCGCAGTCGCTGTTCGAGCTCAACACCGAACTCATCAACCAGGGGCGACTGCTCAAGCAGGATCGTGTCAACCTGTTCCCCGGTGAGAGCGCAACGCTCGCCGACGGAACTCAGGTGCGGTTCGACGGCGCCGTCGACTTCGTCAACCTGCAGGTTTCTCACGATCCAGCACAGCAATGGGTGCTCATTTCGGCATTGACCATGATGGCGGGACTACTGGTCTCGCTGGTGATCAAGCGTCGCCGGATCTGGGCGCGTATCTATCTCGACGAAGAACGACGTACTGTAGTAGAGCTTGGCGGACTTGCCCGCACCGACCATGCCGGTTGGGGCGACGAGTTCGATCGCCTTGCAGATCGCCTACTTGACAGCAATCCCACCAACACGGCCACCAGGCCGCATGCGCAGGAGAATGCCCGATGACAACCAACGAGACTCTCGCTCAATACAGCGACTGGGCCTTCAAGTCCGCGTTCACTGTGCTGGTCCTGGCGTTTGTACTGCTGATCATCCAGTATGCGTCCGCCCAGGCCCGAGCCGTTCAAGACAAAGAACTGGTCGCTGCCGGTGCTGCCGTGGACGCTTCGGTGCCCGGCCGCGTGACGGAACGACCGGCAAAACCGTTGGCCGAGCGGTTCGGCGGAATGGGCCGGGCAGTCCTCGTGGTCGGCACCGTTCTGCTCTTCGCGTCGATCGTGTTGCGCGGATTCGCCACCGAGCGATTCCCGCTGGGCAATATGTATGAATTTGTCGCGATGGCGTGTGCGGCAGCTTTGCTGGTCGGCCACGTTTTGCTGGCCAAGGCGACGTACCGTCCGATGTGGGTCTTCCTGTTGGCGCCGGTACTGATCCTGATGTTCCTTGCCGGAACCATCCTCTACGCCGACGCAGCGCCGGTAGTTCCGGCACTGCGTTCCTACTGGCTTCCGATTCACGTCACGATCGTGAGCGTCGGATCCGGCATCTTCATGATCGGTGGCATTGCCAGCCTGCTGTTCCTGCTGCGCCTGAAGTTTCCGCCCGGCGAAGAGGGCACCGGCATCGGTGGCCGGATCGCCGAGCGACTTCCCGACGCACAGACTCTCGACCGATTGGCGTACAAGAGCACTATCATCGCGTTCCCGCTGTTCGGAGCCGGCGTCATTCTCGGCGCGATCTGGGCGGAAGCGGCGTGGGGCAGGTTCTGGGGGTGGGATCCCAAGGAGACGATGTCGTTCATCGCCTGGGTGATCTACGCCGCATATCTGCATGCCCGAGCAACGTCCGGATGGCGTGAAACCAAGGCTGCGTGGATCAACATCGCAGGCTTCGTGGCGATGCTTTTCAACCTGTTCATCGTCAACATGGTGGTATCGGGCCTGCATTCCTACGCAGGACTGACCTGATTTCTTCCGGTACGGTGGGTAGTCGCCGACCGTACGGACTGCACTCTCGGCATCCTGTACGAGTGGTGACAGAGCGTTTGACCGCAATGTCCCAATCGAACTAGCTGCGAGATAGCTGTATGGTCGTTCTGCGTCGCGCAGGTATGCGCGACCAAGATTTCGACAGGGGGCGGCATGGCCGACAGCAAGGACGACGCGGGGGCGGGGATCTGGGAGCCGGTGCGTCCTGCGGCAAGTCCGCACGAACAAAGTGCGGTTACGCCGGTGGCAGCGCCTGTTCCGGTTGCCAGGGTTGACCAGGTGAGGGGTATCGACCCAGCTGTCGGTATCGATGCCGGGACACGAAGTCTGTTTGTCGCGCCGACGGATTCAACCGATCCCCGTCAGGTGCCGCGTACGACCAGCCCGGACTCCGGACCCATGTATGCGCCACCGCAGAATCCGAGGCCGGCGGCAACCCAGGCTCCGGTGGCAACGGCTGCAAGCTCGGTACCCGCCGCGGCGCCGATAGTGGAGCCCAGCGGTCCACGTCAGCCTGTCATCCAGTACCCCGCCGGTCCGCCGGGGTTCACTGCCGCCCAATTCTCGACCACGCAGCCGCCGCAGACTTACGAACCCGCGCATCGCGGCGCCCCGCCTGCTGCGGTTGCGAATCCTGCTCCGGTAAATCCAGTGGCTGCGAATTCTGTAGTGCCGCAACCCGATTCTGGTGGCACTCCGCGGCGGTTGGTGGTGGCACCCTCAATGTCCGCGCCGTCTACATTGACGGGTACGCAACCTTCGGTCTCGACGCCGTCGGGACCGCAGATTTCTGCTCCGCAGATTTCAGCTCCCGGGGCGCCCGGTCAACAGGTGGCCGGTGGACTGCAGGCCGCACCAAGTAGGCCGGAATCGCAACAACCTGCGTCCGCACTGCCGATGTCCGCACAAGACCTCTCCAGCGCATTACTACTCAAGCAAGTAAAAGCCCCACCGGTCGGCGGATGGCGCAAGGCTCTCTACGCAATGTCCGGGCGTCATCTCAACCTCGGGAACGGCACAAAGGATCAGCGGATGCTCGAACTGACCCGCCAGATCAATCAACCGCTGCAAGGGTGTTACAAGGTTGCAGTGCTCAGCCTCAAAGGTGGCGTCGGCAAGACGACGACAACGGTCACACTCGGTTCCACGTTCGCGTCGGTTCGCGGAGACCGCGTCATCGCTCTCGACGCAAATCCGGATCGCGGCACACTGAGTCAGAAAGTTCCTCTCGAAACACCGGCCACGGTGCGTAACCTACTCCGCGACGAAGCGACCATCGAGAAGTACAGCGATGTTCGTGGGTACACCTCGCAGAGCCGCCACCGCCTCGAAGTGCTTGCCTCGGACAGTGATCCGGCAGTGTCCGAAGCATTCAGCGGTGAAGACTACATGCGTACCGTCGACATGCTCGAAAAGTTCTACAGCATCGTACTCACCGACTGTGGAACCGGATTGATGCATTCGGCGATGAAAGCGATTCTCGACGGATCGAATTCCCTGATCGTGATCAGTTCGGGTTCGGTCGACGGAGCACGCAGCGCCTCCGCGACTCTCGACTGGCTCGACGCGCACGGGCACAGCAGGCTTGTCGCCAATTCCGTTGCCGTGATCAACGCAGTACGACCCGGTTCCGGGAAGGTCGATCTATCGCGCGTTATCGAGCACTTCGAGCAACGCTGCCGCAGTGTGCAGCTGGTTCCGTTCGATCCGCACCTCGAGGAAGGCGCCGAAGTGGATCTGGACCGACTTCGGCCTAGTACTCGTGATGCGCTGTTCGAACTGGCTGCCGCAGTGGCACAGGACTTCCCGCGCTCGCCGAACGGATTCCCTCAGCAGCGCTGAAACAGTTGCGGGGCCGGACTTACGCCGACGGATCCGTCGGCGTGGTGTCCGGCCCTTCGTTTTGCTTGCGTCGAGTTTGCTGATTGACGTTCCAGAGAAATTCGGGGTCGTCGTCGGGTCCACGAACGCCACCAACAGGCGTTCGGGTAGACGGCGACGGCCCGAATGCTTTCCACATCAAGACGGCCAAAGTCACTAAACCCACTAACGCCAACAGATACAGCACGGCGCACCTCCTCAGTACAAGGAAGAGCCTACTCAGTCTCCGGTCTGGTTTGCCAGAATCTCCGGGGACATGTGTCGGGCTTGGTGCGCCGTGCTGTATCTGGTGTAGCTGTATCTGGGTGTAAATGGTGGAACGGGTGTAGCTGGTGTAGCCGATTTACCTGCGACACTGCCCGTTCAGTTGTGAGCAGCTTCTGTTGTCAGCGAGCGGAGAAGCTGCATGACCTCGGTCTCGCGGAACCGACGGTGTCCGCCGGGGGTACGCAGTGATCCCAGTCGCCCGGCGTGCGCCCAGCGCGTCACGGTCTTCGGGTCGACATGAAACAGAGCCGCGACCTGTCCGGGTGTCATGAGTGCGTCTGCGGCTACATGGAATGTTGGTGCGCTCATCTGATGTTCCTCCGTCTTAGCGTCGAACATTGGTGTCGAACAGTTGCTCAAAACCTACGCCGAGTTTGTTTCGGCGGCCGCTGCTCACATTCGACCATTTTTCGATTGGTAGCGCAATGTTTGCACAGATATGGCTAGGTAGTCGAAACTTAAAATTTAGGTAAAGAATAAGTAATGGACAAAGCGGATAAAGCGGGCCGAATTTTTTGATCGCCTCGAGTAGGTAACCTTGGAGTGTGAGTAAGTTGCCTGAACACCCCGAAAACCAGCCTTCCAGCCCGGACCTGACCAAGAGTCAGTCCGCAAACTCTGAGCAAGCAATTGCGTCTGCCGGGGTTGTGACGAAGGGGCAACTGGTGCGAGATGTCGTCCTCTATTCGGTCGCCCGACTCCTGCTAGTGGTAGTTATCGGCGGCATTATC
Proteins encoded:
- a CDS encoding nucleotide-binding protein, with the translated sequence MYAPPQNPRPAATQAPVATAASSVPAAAPIVEPSGPRQPVIQYPAGPPGFTAAQFSTTQPPQTYEPAHRGAPPAAVANPAPVNPVAANSVVPQPDSGGTPRRLVVAPSMSAPSTLTGTQPSVSTPSGPQISAPQISAPGAPGQQVAGGLQAAPSRPESQQPASALPMSAQDLSSALLLKQVKAPPVGGWRKALYAMSGRHLNLGNGTKDQRMLELTRQINQPLQGCYKVAVLSLKGGVGKTTTTVTLGSTFASVRGDRVIALDANPDRGTLSQKVPLETPATVRNLLRDEATIEKYSDVRGYTSQSRHRLEVLASDSDPAVSEAFSGEDYMRTVDMLEKFYSIVLTDCGTGLMHSAMKAILDGSNSLIVISSGSVDGARSASATLDWLDAHGHSRLVANSVAVINAVRPGSGKVDLSRVIEHFEQRCRSVQLVPFDPHLEEGAEVDLDRLRPSTRDALFELAAAVAQDFPRSPNGFPQQR
- a CDS encoding BldC family transcriptional regulator, which codes for MSAPTFHVAADALMTPGQVAALFHVDPKTVTRWAHAGRLGSLRTPGGHRRFRETEVMQLLRSLTTEAAHN